A single genomic interval of Juglans regia cultivar Chandler chromosome 1, Walnut 2.0, whole genome shotgun sequence harbors:
- the LOC118344292 gene encoding cyclin-dependent protein kinase inhibitor SMR6-like produces the protein MGVSKKPQVDGGLVRASLKPISTKPRGKESQDDDEVACSTTPTAKEARIPERLSCPPAPRKRRPTSRCHFDGVREYFTPPDLETVFKLHVEKAN, from the coding sequence ATGGGGGTCTCAAAGAAACCTCAAGTGGATGGAGGACTAGTTAGAGCTTCGTTGAAGCCGATAAGCACGAAGCCCAGAGGGAAAGAGAGCCAAGACGATGACGAGGTTGCGTGTTCCACAACCCCAACAGCAAAAGAAGCAAGAATACCAGAGAGATTGTCTTGCCCACCAGCCCCAAGGAAGCGCAGGCCTACTTCAAGATGTCATTTTGACGGTGTCAGGGAGTATTTCACTCCTCCTGATTTGGAGACAGTTTTCAAACTCCATGTTGAGAAAGCAAACTGA